In one window of Henckelia pumila isolate YLH828 chromosome 1, ASM3356847v2, whole genome shotgun sequence DNA:
- the LOC140890086 gene encoding GPN-loop GTPase QQT1, translating to MVFGQVVIGPPGSGKTTYCNGMSQFLPLIGRKVAVINLDPANDSLPYDCAINIEELIKLSDVMAEHSLGPNGGLIYCMDYLEKNVDWLESKLKPLLRDHYLLFDFPGQVELFFLHENAKRVIMKLVKNLNLRLTAVHLVDAHLCSDPGKYVSALLLSMSTMLHLELPHVNVLSKIDLIESYGKLDFNLDFYTDVQDLSYLQHSLNQDPRYAKYNKLTKELCEVIEDYSLVNFTTLDIQDKESVGNLVKLIDKCNGYIFAGIEASAVEFSKIAVGPVDWDYYRVAAVQEKYMKDDEVFPDNDDSENH from the exons ATGGTGTTCGGCCAGGTGGTGATAGGGCCTCCGGGCTCCGGAAAGACGACTTATTGCAATGGCATGTCCCAATTCCTACCACTCATCGGCAG GAAGGTTGCTGTGATTAATTTGGATCCCGCGAATGATTCTTTGCC ATATGATTGTGCTATAAACATCGAGGAGTTAATTAAACTGTCCGATGTCATGGCTGAGCATTCCCTTGGTCCTAATGGAG GTCTTATTTATTGCATGGACTATTTGGAGAAGAACGTTGATTGGTTGGAATCCAAACTAAAACCCTTGCTCAGAG ATCACTATCTTCTCTTCGATTTCCCTGGCCAAGTGGAACTCTTTTTCCTTCACGAAAATGCAAAGAGAGTTATCATGAAACTCGTGAAGAACTTAAATCTCAGG TTAACGGCAGTGCACTTAGTTGATGCCCATCTTTGCAGCGATCCTGGAAAGTATGTGAGTGCATTGCTTTTGTCAATGTCTACTATGCTACATTTGGAACTCCCGCATGTCAATGTATTGTCTAAGATTGATCTTATTGAAAGCTATGGAAAGCTTG ATTTCAACCTTGATTTTTATACCGATGTACAAGATTTATCTTATTTGCAGCACTCTCTCAATCAGGATCCTCGATATGCTAAGTACAA CAAGCTAACAAAGGAGCTCTGCGAAGTGATAGAAGATTACAGTCTTGTCAATTTCACGACTTTAGACATTCAG GATAAAGAGAGTGTTGGAAATCTCGTTAAACTTATTGACAAGTGCAACGGATATATATTTGCTGGCATTGAAGCGAGTGCAGTCGAGTTTAGTAAAATCGCAGTTGGTCCTGTTGATTGGGATTATTATAGA GTTGCCGCCGTACAGGAGAAGTACATGAAGGATGACGAGGTTTTTCCCGACAATGACGACTCTGAGAATCATTAA
- the LOC140874957 gene encoding LIM domain-containing protein WLIM1-like yields MAFAGTTQKCMACDKTVYLVDKLTADNRIYHKACFRCHHCNGTLKLANYNSFEGVLYCRPHFDQLFKRTGSLDKSFEGTPKIAKPEKPGDVEKPNANKVSSMFAGTRDKCLACQKTAYPTEKVTVNGIAYHKSCFKCSHGGCVISPSNYIAHEGRLYCKHHHTQLIKEKGNLSQLEGDHE; encoded by the exons ATGGCATTTGCAGGAACTACCCAGAAATGCATGGCATGTGACAAGACTGTGTATCTTGTGGACAAGTTAACCGCAGATAATAGAATCTATCACAAAGCCTGTTTTAGATGCCACCACTGCAACGGGACTCTCAAG CTGGCGAACTACAATTCTTTCGAGGGAGTTCTGTACTGTAGGCCACACTTTGATCAGCTCTTCAAGAGAACTGGCAGCCTAGACAAAAGCTTTGAAG GAACGCCTAAGATTGCGAAACCGGAGAAGCCTGGCGACGTTGAG AAACCAAATGCAAATAAGGTCTCAAGTATGTTTGCTGGAACAAGAGACAAATGCCTGGCCTGCCAGAAAACCGCCTACCCGACTGAGAAG GTGACTGTGAATGGAATAGCTTACCACAAGAGCTGTTTCAAGTGCAGCCATGGAGGATGCGTCATTAGTCCATCCAATTACATAGCACACGAGGGGCGCCTTTACTGCAAACACCACCATACTCAACTTATCAAGGAGAAAGGCAACTTGAGCCAGCTTGAAGGTGACCATGAGTAG
- the LOC140874949 gene encoding F-box protein At3g12350-like: protein MEAVPPSSFSDFPEDVQFCILSFLRPSELAAFAATSKRFVTLCRGDQRLWFSMCDRRWGSQTQIKKWGSGKISYKRLYRFLDEYENLIGFWRRCGDATTSSPPLVFFEWGPFYLTGSRIVPSKNQGYGVIKKPLLWMSVTSNGEPLSYLDFDGKFPLTQGDMVDSEELWFLENELIQVSVSFTDKCHLVVEENPMLWGFSSSENVKGEVCDNIFGSPPDRLVHEIYQYFANRTSPGGNGASRRQRRREKEKQGRMKKWEQEHFVKIVNFSPKPSQPLQGLWKGICEDSSLEFYLVTYDDMGGIACRKVGESSRRLTYHAPVFWTSSTTFIESPFSPEEDHIYNSRLHLCPVVEADQSYDPSRSSDDEAVSRMLYINSSYDLVIPDLAVNSINSQQVEGRIWQYENGTFGFGFLRDGFIIDLKHVAKNGRLLDTKDTSNC, encoded by the exons ATGGAAGCAGTTCCTCCATCATCATTCAGCGATTTCCCGGAGGATGTGCAGTTCTGTATCCTCTCATTCCTCCGCCCGTCTGAGCTGGCGGCGTTCGCCGCCACGTCCAAACGGTTTGTTACCCTGTGCCGCGGCGATCAGCGCCTTTGGTTCTCGATGTGCGACCGCCGATGGGGATCCCAAACCCAAATCAAGAAATGGGGGAGTGGGAAAATCTCTTACAAGCGTCTCTACAGATTTCTCGACGAGTATGAGAATCTCATCGGGTTCTGGCGCCGCTGCGGGGATGCCACCACATCATCTCCACCGCTTGTGTTCTTTGAATGGGGCCCGTTTTATCTCACCGGTTCGAGGATTGTGCCTTCTAAAAATCAGGGATATGGAGTAATCAAGAAACCCCTTTTATGGATGAGTGTTACATCTAATGGGGAGCCCTTGAGTTATCTTGATTTCGATGGGAAATTTCCTCTGACCCAGGGGGATATGGTGGATTCTGAAGAGTTGTGGTTTTTAGAGAATGAATTGATTCAGGTGAGTGTAAGTTTTACGGACAAATGCCATTTGGTTGTGGAGGAGAATCCAATGTTGTGGGGGTTTTCCAGCTCGGAAAATGTGAAAGGGGAGGTGTGTGATAATATATTCGGATCTCCACCGGATAGATTGGTGCATgaaatttatcaatattttgCTAACAGGACGAGTCCCGGTGGAAATGGGGCGTCGAGAAGGCAGAGGAGGAGGGAGAAGGAGAAGCAGGGAAGGATGAAGAAATGGGAGCAAGAGCATTTTGTGAAAATTGTTAATTTTTCACCTAAGCCATCCCAACCATTGCAAGGACTATGGAAG GGCATATGTGAGGACTCGAGCTTAGAGTTTTATCTGGTTACCTATGATGACATGGGGGGTATTGCTTGCCGTAAGGTTGGGGAGTCGTCAAGACGTCTTACATATCATGCCCCAGTATTTTGGACTTCGAGTACTACTTTTATCGAGTCTCCATTTTCCCCAGAAGAAGATCACATATATAACTCCCGCTTGCATCTTTGTCCAGTTGTTGAGGCAGATCAAAGTTATGACCCTTCGCGATCTTCAGATGATGAAGCTGTCTCGCGCATGCTTTATATCAACTCGAGTTAtgacttggttattccagattTAGCTGTGAATTCAATAAATTCTCAGCAGGTTGAGGGAAGAATTTGGCAATACGAAAATGGGACATTCGGCTTTGGGTTTCTAAGAGACGGTTTCATTATAGACCTGAAACATGTTGCAAAGAATGGCCGACTTCTTGATACAAAAGATACTTCAAATTGTTGA